In the genome of Arachis stenosperma cultivar V10309 chromosome 6, arast.V10309.gnm1.PFL2, whole genome shotgun sequence, the window ATCAAAACTGATGGAATCAACATAAACCCTTCACAAAGTAAATATTCAAATAAGGCAAAAGAAAAGACAATACAACTAGCAAGTTATATTCTAACGTTCATCTCTATAAAGAAATGGAGCAAGTTTACCAATtcaataggataaaaaaaaagGCACTATTATTTTCCtccaatttcttcttctcttcggTGCCGATGAATCCCTCTCTCACTCTcgattctttttctttcttttttcaaatgTGTGAGTTAATACTTCATCTCAAGCATATGAAGTATCCAATGATACCTTACTTCTATGTGCTTTGATCTGGAATGAAATGTCAGATTGTTACTAAGATGGATAGCACTTTTGTTGTcataaaataatacaaacttCTCTTGATTGATGTCTAACTCTTGTAGAAATTTTTTCATCCACAAGATTTCCTTAAAAgcttcaacaacaacaatgtaCTATGCCTCTATAGTAGACAGAGAAAAACATTTCTGAAGTCGAGATTACCACGAAACAGCTCCTCCTGCAAAAGTCATCATATAACCAGAAGTAGACTTTTTTTAATCAAGATTCTCAACCATATCTGCATCTGTGTAACCATCCAACACAGGTTGGCCACTTCTAAAGTATAAACAAACTCTAGAAGTATCATTAAGGTATCTGATAATCCTCTTCACTGCTTACCAGTGTTTCTTGCTAGAATTAGAGAGAAATTAACTAACAACTCCAACAGCGTGAGCAATATCTGTCCTGTTGCAAACCATAGCATACGTCAAACTGCCAACTATAGATGCATATggaatcttcttcattttttcatttctttctcACTTGTAGAACATTGTCACGAACTCATCTTAAAATGACTAGCAAGTAGAGTACTACCAAGTTTGGAATTACTCATGCTAAACTTCTCTAAAACCTTCTCAATATACTTCTACTGCAACAACTATATTTTTTCATTCTTCCTGTCATGAGTGATACTCATGCCAagaattttctttgttagaCTCAAATCTTTCATAGCAAAGGATTTATTCAAGTCTTTCTTAAGATTTTCAATCTTCTTAGTGTCATGACCAATAATCATtatgtcatcaacataaaatAAGAGAATGATAAAGTCATCATCAGAGATTTTCTTGACATACACACAATGATCAGAAGAAATCTTACTATACTCACGAATTTTTATGAAGGAATCAAACTTTGTGTATCACTTCCTTGATACTTGCTTCAACCCATATAAGCTCTTCTTCAACTTGCATACAAGATGCTCATTTCTTTTAACTTCAAAATTCTCTGGTTTCTCCATATAAATTTCTTTATCAATGTCACCATGAAGGAATATAGCCTTAACATCAAGCTGCTTAATATCTAAATTCAAGCTATCCGCTAATTCAAGTACAACTCGAATAGAGGACATTTTCACAACTGGAGAGAAAATTTCTTTAAAATCAATATACTTTTTTTGCTCAAAGTCTTTCACAACCAACCGAGCTTTATACCTTAGTCGTGAGACATTTTCATCTGCTTTCAATTTAAACACCCATTTGTTCTTAAATGTTCTCTTACCCTTCAGTAGCATTACCAATTCAAATGTATGATTATCATGCaaggattttattttttcttacaTGGCCTTCAACTAATCTTCTTTATGCTCATCAGACATAGATTCTTGGTTGCTCTCTGACTCCCCAGTCTTAGTATTCATCACATACTCATGAGGAGAGTATCTCTAAGAAGGATGACACTCTCTAGTAGATCTTTTTAATTTAGGCTCAACTGGTTGGTTCAGGTAGAACTTCAACATCCGGTGGAATTTCTACATCTGGCACCTCGGATTGAGGTGTGAATTCATCATGCAAATCATCACCATCATTATCAACTTTTACATCTCTTCCATCAACAGAAGGTCTAATGGAAGGATTAAGTTCATCATCAGCAGAACGTCTAATAGTTGTTGGCTTATCTATTTTCTCAAGGTCTTCAATAGTTTGGTCTTCAAGAAAAATTACATCTCGACTTCTAATTATTTTCTTGCCCACCAGAATCCACAATCTGTAACCAAATCTTCGTGACCATAACCCATGAAGATACATTATTTTGACTTCCCATCAAATTTGGACCTTTCATTTCTTATAATGTGAACAAACGCCCTACAGCCAAAACTCTCAAGTGACTATAAGAGACATCTTTTTCTCTCTAGACTTTCTCTGGAACTTCACCATTTAGggaaattgaagaaaaaatatTGATCAAATCAACTGCATCCCTCATTGCATCACCCCAAAAGAATTTAAGCAAATTTGCATGAGAGCATATACCTGACTCTATTATTGATAGTGTGATTTATTCTCTCTGCAACTCCATTATGTTGAGAAATCTTAGCAATTGTCTTTTCAAACTTGATCCCATGTCCTTTGCAATACTCTTCAAATGGACTCTTGTATTCACTACCATTATGTGCTTGATCACATTTCAATTTCCTTCATGTTTCTCTTTCAATACTTGCATGAAAGTGTTTGAAGATACCGAGCACTTGGTCTTTAGATTTCAAAACAAAAGGCCACACTTTTTAAAAGTAGTCGTCAATGAAAATAACAAAGTATGATGCATTGCCTAGTGTGCAAACATCAATGTGAACTAAATCTAGAACATGTGATCTCCTATGAGGTCCAGAACTATAAAATGATACTCTAACATGCTTTCCAACAAAACAATGAGTACAAGTATTTAAAGTTTTACCTTTCACTGGAAGAATGCTTCTTAGCTAAGACGCTTAATCCTTTCTCGCTCAAGTGACCAAGACGCATATGCCACAAATCAAAGAGGAATCATTAGCTATATTCAACTCTTCTTTATACAACTTTGCTTGCAACCAGTAGAGAATAGTGAGACTATTCTCTTCTTTAACAACAAGGAGAGTTTCTTTGGTAATCTTGTATTTTTCACTATCAAAAGAAGTACATTACTCCTTTTGATCCAATGCCTTCACTGAAATCAGATTGAACCACATATCTGGAGCATGTCTAACATTCTTTAACTGCAACTTGCATCCCATGTTAGTTTTAATGTCAATGATATTACATACCCGTTTATCTCCCAATTTGAGCTTGCCAAAATTTTTAACAGTATAAGAAGTAAAAATTTCACGCCTCGGAGTGACATGACATGAGGCACCAAAGTCCATAATCTAAGTAGAATCATCACAGACAAGATTAACATAATTTTCATCATATGTGATAAAAATATCTTCATAAATAATAGTAGCAATTTCTTTATCACTATCTTTACCTTTGTCTTCATTTTTTCCTTGATTGTTCTCTTTTCAAGAACATACAATACCTCTTGATATGCCCCGACTTGCCACAGTAGTGACAAATGAACTCTTTTTTTGGTTTGTACTTTCGTCTTGACTTGCTTCGACTCTGTGACTTGTCAGAACTGTAAGATTTTCTGCTTTGACTTCTCCCCCATGACTCTGAAACAAGTGCTTCTGATAGGGAGGAGATATTAATCAAACTTCGCtctctttttctaacttcttcaTTCAACATACTCTCTTTAACCATTGCTAACGTCAACTTCTCTTTTGGAACTGAATTAGTCAGTGTCACAACTAGAACTTCCTAACTATCAGGCAAAGAACTCAGCAACAACAAGGCTTGCAACTCATCATTTAAAGAGATGTCATTAATTGTCAATTGGTTCACAGTCTCCTAAAATATGCTCAAGTGCTCTGGCATGGATTTACTTTCAATATATTTCATATTGACCAGCTTCATAATTAAGAATGCTTTATTTTGCACATTCTTCCTCTTATATAATTCCTTCAATCTCTTCCACATCTTCTCGGCATTAGTTTTGGTATCAACATGTGGATACACACTAAGATCAAGTCATTGCCTAATTAAAGCAACTGTCTTCCGATTCAACTTCTTCAATTTAGCATTGGATTTGGTACCTTTGGATTTATCTCCCTCCACAAGATCATACAAGCCCTTGCCATATAGCATATCTTCCATGAGGATCTTTCAAATCGAGTAAGTTTTGGAATTTAATCTGACCATATTTGGTCTATGAgtattttctttcatttaatTCGCACAAAAATAAGCAACCAAAGTTTTGGATGCCACTTTGTTGGGAAAAAAATCGATGTTTAGATAAGAACCTGTCTAACAACGGAAGCACCGCAATGATTTTTTCACAACCTATGCAATTAAAAAGGCAACTCTAAAGATACTCCAAGTAGGAAATATAATGgtagaaattaaataatcaaacaCTGGAATTTTATCGTGGAAAAATCCCTAATAAAGAGGCACAAAAAATTCATGGGACCTAGTCTAGAAAATCTTTCACTATCAAAATAATGAGTACACAATCCATCTTTCTAGTAGCATTAGGAcatctcaacaatcaacaaaatataTCATCAAAATTGATGGAATCAATATAAACCTTCTACAAAGTGGGCACATCAAATCAGACAAAAAAGAAGGCAATACAACTAGTAAGTTATATTCTAATGTTCATATCTACACCAGAAAcaacatactaaaattttataagaaatgGAATAAGTTTACTAATTTAATAGGATAAAAAATGCACTGCTCTTTTCCcttaatttcttcttctcttttcccttaatttcttcttctctttgattccgatgaacccctctctctctctcctttttctttctttttcaaatgtGGGAGTTAATACTCTTTCCCctaatttcttcttttttttcagcGCCGATGAACCTCTTTCTCAAAAAccacttcttctttcttttatttatttttttctatttttttgttttaaagttGTAGATCTTACTTGAGTTGGAAACCACcaatatttttatagttttaaccaaattttttatatgcGTTGGACAAATAAATCCCTAACAAATTTTACATTTAAGACAATtatatcaaaaaatatctttataaacaaattaattCGCTTCAAGATGACGGAGACCAATCCCAAAATAACTCTCGAGAACTTTTAgagaataaaaatttgttaaaaaataaagtatctGAAATCTCTTGAGAACCAATTTGAAtgtttattcaaattaaatttagtGAATTTAGGTTATGTAGATCCGAAAGATGTATGATCTCAAAGTGGGGAACCACATGAATGCAAGTGGGTTTGGGACCTGAAACTGATGAGTGATATAGTGCCTCAAACAATGCTGCTTTAACAATAAAGATCTCTTACTGTGTTATTAAGAAACATGATCTGTTAGGCTTTCCCTCTTGGATGAAGAAATGGAACGGTAAACAGAGGATCAAAGATTTTGTCTAGCTACTCAAGGCATGGTTTCCTAATGTTCGTGAGTAGGAAGGGACTATGGCATTTCAGGTGAGCCCAAAAAATATTCTTGAAGGGTTGAGAATTTTGTGCCATAGATGAACTGATCACTTACTTGTGGAATCAAATTCCTTAACCGTTTTAGTTATAATCAAGCGTCTAAATGAAGTTGGGAAGAATCCTGCGAAGTATCATAAAGTTGCTTAAGTTGGTCAGTGAAGCTGGAATTCGTAAAAGGAGGACAAAAAAGGAGGTAAGTAAAGTATGTAATTTCCGATTGGATTGATGTTTGCAAAGAAACGTTCATATCAAAGTACTTttgtataattaattttgattataGTTGGATTGGTATCAACTTAATTTGTGTTAGAATAATTTTTGCCAAACTTGATGCATTGTGGTAACTATGAACTTCTATGACTTTAGATTGAGACTGTAAGACACCCATTTTAGCTTTTAAGTTGTCATTGCAGCTTTGTGAAAACGGCTGTTTGAAATAACAATTTTAGTTAAGCGATGATGATGAAAAATACCTTAACATTTATTTTGGGCAACATAAGATATCAAATGTGCATTTGATGGATGAAATAAAATGCCTATCCAAATAAGTGTTAAGGGTCTTTTtgatttgtgtttttattttctgtttttattttcaatattttttatttttcagatttTGTAAGGTAAAAAGGAGACAATGAAAACAATAAAATCCTGTTTTTCAGTTTCACCTCCtgatttctcttttttcttcataAAATTCTGAAAACAGAAAACACTGAAAAttaaaacagaaaatagaaaCACAAATCAAACACACCCTAAATTTTCCAGTGTTTTTAAAGAATCCGCAGACGTATCGAGAGCCAAAAGCTATGCTTTATTGAGGGGATTTTgttttttcctttaatttcctaCTCTTGCAAGAAAATCCTCTTGCTAAATTTCCGCTACACAATAGCGCCGATGATGTCACTTGATCCATGTTGATAAGTCTTTGTTGTTCTTTCTTTAACAGATGTCCTAACCAAACCCCTCCCAAAACATAGTCTAGCCAATATTCCAACATCAGGATTTATAACATGACCGCACGATTTAATTTAGTTAACACCATGTCAACCAATAAGATAGTATGACACTACATAAGTTGGCTAGACCAGAATCTAGACGCAAGATTGTTGCACAAATTTATAAAACAAACAAGTAACCGCAACAGGCAACAAGAAAGATAAAACAACCGATTCTAAAATGCTGATCCTGGCAAAGTTGGCAGTGTCTCAAAGAAACACACCTTAGGCAGTTAGCTAACTTAGACATCAGGCTCATCCAGCTCGTCTTGTGTTTTCTTCCTGTACTTGCGGTTCAACCTTTGAGAGCTCTTCTTAACATCTTCAATGGCTTCTCCTGGCATATCCTCCTCCATTGCACAAACATCAGTATCCTCATTCTCACCAGCTGCTATACTAACACTGAAAGCTCTTTTATTCTCCTTCCCAACATCCTCTTTTTGCTTTGAAACATTCTTATGCTCTACCATTGAAACATCACCGGATTTCTTCCTTGATATGAATGTAACCGATGGAAGATCATCCTCGGCATCCTCTCCCTGTGATCCGGTTCCAGCAGCAGCATTTGACGCCTTTAACTGCGAAAGGAAACTCATATACGCTGCCTTATTCGATTTATCATCAATGTCATCGTTGGAATCATCGAAAGTATATCGCGTGTATCTCGACGGATTTCGAATGTAATCTGGAACAGCTGAAGCAAATTCTTGTGCCTTTGATGGCTGCTCGAaaactgcttcttcttcaatcaaaGAAGTCTTCATTCGAACATCCCTCGTTCCTTCATATTCTTCGTCCTCACCATATCTAACATCGCAATCAGGATCAAACCGAACACGTTTCTGGGACTTCTGTTCTGGAGGCTTATCCTTACTCTTCAAAATGGGCTTGAGATTAATACTATCGACACCACCGTCGCCACCGCCGGTGTCAGCCCCTGGTGCTGATTTATCAGAGACGTGCAAAGCATCAATTTTTTTAGCTGCTTCATCATCCTGCTTCAGCCTCATTTTTGCAGCCAAGTGGTTGGCACGTGGGTCCCTCACGTGTTCTCCGAACCTAGATGGAAGAGCGTAGCAAGAATCAATCTCAACACCATCATCAGCTATATCCTTCATATAAACTCGATCCCCCTGGTTCTCTTTCCCAATTGCTtgtttatcatatttatcttccTCTTCCTGCACAAACCAATTGATTCAAGATTTTCAATCAGAAATattatctaaattaaatatCTTAAATATTTAACCAGCAAAAATGGCACAAACCCTAGTTGATTCAAATGCAGCTATATTTTCAGCATCCAAATTTCAATTCGTGTAGGTTCCAATTGTAATTTCAAATATTCAGTGAAAATTGATCAAAATATAAAACAAGAGATAAGGGATTAGTAGTACCTCGTGATCAAGGGTGCAATCGAGGCCAATACCAGACCTAATTTGCCACTGTTCATCGTCGTAATCGTCGGGTTTGAGCTGAGTACGACGAAACCCCGCGTCACCATCTTCGTTATCGTCGTCTTCGTCGTTGAGATCATCGAGGTCATTCTCTAGCTGAACCCGGAAGCTGGAAGAAAAAGAGGAGGAGGTTGAGGCGGCGGACCATGCGGAGGGTTTAGGGTCGGGTTTAGGTTCGGATTGGTTGGATGGTGTGGAGTTGATTTCGTCGTCGGCGAGGGAccagagagaggagagagaagaagGGGAGGTtgaagaaagaggaagagaaccGAAGGCTTTGTCGACGCGGACTCTGAAACTGTCTTCCATTGCTATCGATGCCTAAGCTAATGCTTCGTTCAGGTTTAGTTTCGTTGGTGATGTGGCTTGTGTTGTGAATTTGCGGCGAAAGGGATTTGTATCGGGTAAGGCCCAATGTTAGTTAGTCtaattgattgattgattgaattaggaaggaactaaatatatatagagcattgtttataaaagataaaaataaaaataaaataagataaaaagataatataaagataagataagataagactaaAATTATActtgaatttatatattttattgagTTGAATTTGTGAACGATGAGACTTCTCTATTATTGTTATAGACTAAAGTGAAAGAATGATTTAATAAACTTTTTAGTTTATGTAGAGAGGACTATGTAATATGTGGTGTAAAGAAAGTAAAGAAGGGAGAAGAAGGAATAAAATTCACTGAAAAGGAGATATTTCTTATACCAAAAACAAAGATCAGATGTTGGAAGATAAAGAAGAAGCATAGAGAGAAGATCcacacaaaaattttttttagtgaaATTGTGAAAGGAGAGAAGAAGCCAGTCATAGCAAATGAAGATGATAGTTTTTCATCACCATCATTGGAAGAGGATAATAAAAAGATGGAAGgtggagaaaaagaaaacattaGAGGTAAGAAAGAAgggaaaaaacaaaaacaaaaaataagagTAGAAAAAATTAATGACATTTTTAACTTTGTGATCAATGAGACTGCAATAAAAAATCTGAGACATCCTTGGTGGGATATCCTCATTGTCAAGCTAATAGAGAGAAAGATTTCATTAGCAGCACTAACTAGGAAGTTGGAGGCGGGAAAAGCAAGGAAGTATTGAGGCGATTAACCTAGTTCTCTCAAGAAGATTTAGACTTTGTTGTAATGAAAAGTTCTTGGAAGATCTTCGATCACTACTTTACTCTAAGATTTTGTAAACCTAGTTTTAATACTATGAAGGCTACCATAGATATAGTGGCAGTGTGGATGAGACTTCTTGGACTAGCTATTGAGTACTATAAACAAGAGATGTTGGAGATAATTAACAACATAGTAGACAGAACTCTGAGGGTGAATTCTAATACGATAGATAAGTGCAAAGGAAAGTTTGCAAAGCTTTGTGTAGAACTTGACCTCACTGAGCCTCTAGTATCTCAATACTCCATTAGTGGACTTAGATACAAGACAGAATATGAAGGGAGCTATAATATATGATTCTCATGTGCCATTGTGGGACATGAGAAAGCTAACTTTCCTGAAATAAAAATCCAGCACAATCTACCTAATCTATTACAATTACAGCGATCGAGGGAGGAGAAAAATCAACAGAAGAAGACAATGCAGGAAGAAAAATAGTCAGGGATAATGAATGAAATTCAACtcaagaaaaagataaaaaaaataataaaaggagaGATTGATCCAAATGATCCTTAGATGATGGTACAATGGCCAATACGTGGTAAGACAGCAAAAAAGATTTGAGGTTGGTACAAATAATGGGATAAATAGTGatgagagaaagaaagaaaagcaaaaagTGGCAGGTACTAGGTTTGCAATATTAGGGGAGGAGATTCCAATTATTTTTTCACCTAATAATGTAAATACAGAGAATGTCCTcctaaaaaaatacaatagaGAGATCTCAACCATTTTTCACCTCTAAAAATACACCAAATCAAATTGTCTAGCCAAATAAAGAAAACAATGGTccaattaaaaatctaattacaACAACCCAACCAAAAAGACCACCAACAAAGTTAATAGCCATAAAATCTATATGACCAAACCAGTGAATGATAATACCATACAAATACAACCCAGTCCAATAACCAAGGATACTAATAATGAACCTATAAAACAACCACAACTCAAGAATCTTAATAACAAATATCATAAAACACAACAACTGAACGACCCACAAGTAGGGGTGGCAAGtggggaagcccgccccgccccgccccgcctagtGAGGCGGTCCCAGAATCCCAACTCGCCCCGCCTAACGGCGGGCTGGCGGGCCGGCGGGCCAAGCCCGCCAAatatcctcttttttttttacttttaaatattaaataacatatataaagacataaaaaaaatctaattattttttacttttaactactataatttctaaaagtataaacaaattataatttttatattcacaaacacTAAAgtttttgtaattataaatatctaataaacataattataaactaaGTTTTCATTCAagacataattataaatattgttctcaaagtaaaataaacataatccaaaatataattataaatattgtctctaaaacaaaataaacataatccaaaacactcaattttcttcttcattctcttgtaagttgggttggAAGAAGTTGGGTTTTGgtaaaaaatattgtaaaaatACCCCCTTGCTAAAAAATACTAAGCCcggcggggaagcccgccccgccccgccaaagcccGCGGTTTAAGCGGTGCGGGTTAAGCGGGCTTTTGCTATTTGACAGTCCCAATTTTCCAGCCCAGCCCGCCTTTTTTGGCCGGTTACGCGGGCCGGCCCAGCGAGTTCaggcccgtttgccacccctaccCACAAGATTTACTTGACCATATCATGACCTCACCTGATCAATTCTATGAGGGAACTGTCATCtcagaaataataaaaatggaAGAGGAGATTGAAGAAACACCTGAACCCAAACTTCCGAATCTATATTCCATAGACATTGCCATTATGGTTGAAGCAACCTTATTCTATTAAAGAAAACTTAATCATGGTGGCATTGAAGGAAGTGATCTCAATATGAAAGATGGTGATTCAAGAGAGGAAAAAAATGGtgaagagaaaaacaataagaTCGAAATGAATGGAAGGTTAGATGATGAATATATAAAGGATGAGATGCTTTTGGAGCATTGAGGTATATTCCAACTCTCCTTagtctttattattatttttagttggAATTGTAGGAGTGCTGCGAGCCAAGCTTTTAATCGCATACTCGAAGAGTATATGAGAATTTATAATTTGGATGTTATTCTAATTGAAACTAGATGTAGTGAAAAACAGGCCATGAGAGTTATAAGAAGGAATGTGTTTGATTTTAGTCATATGGAAGAAGTGGAAGGCTTTGGTAGAGGTATATAGGTGTTatgaaaaaattttagtatCTCTATTATAGTAAAAAAGTCACAAAAATAGTTTGTGCacataaaaatatcaaaagatGATAATAGGAGCTAGATGATTACAGCAGTGTATGCTAGCCCTAATGAGAGGGTTAGAAAGGATGCATAGAGGGACCTAAAATCTATAGCCGCTAGCATGATGGAAGAATGGTTAATTATGGGAGACTTTAATGAAATAGCCTGCCCATTAGAAAGGAAACAAGGAGGAAGATGTGATGTTAGTGCTTGCAAAAGATTCAAAAGATGGATAAATGAGTGCTACCTTGTTGATTCGGATTTTGTTGGCTCTAAGTACACGTGGAGAGTGCCACAGTGGGAGGGTCTTGAGAGAGTTTACAAGCAACTGGATAGAGCTCTATCTAATCCCAGTTAGAGAACTCAGTTTGAAGAAGCTAAATTTGAGGTACTCATGAGAACGAACTCAAATCATTACCTCTTGTTAATTACTACAAAACCACTTTTGtcaaagaataaaaataagttgTTCCACTATGAAACTTTGTGGAATCTCCAACTGGATTTTGAACAAGTCATCAAAAAGAGTTGAAATCCATATGCGCCTTTTATACCTACTCTTGCTAACATGACATAATGACTAAAACGGTGAAACATAGAGATTTTTGGCCATGTTGTCAGGCAGAAAAGGAGGCTGATGAATAGAATTTGTGGTATACAGAGTGCTCGAGACTATGCTAGTAACACTTTTCTACAGAAGTTGAAGAAGCAATTTAcggaaaaaatgaaaattattttgaattgagAAGAGATCATGTAGTTGCAAAAATCGAGGAAGAAATGGGTGGTTGAAGGGAATAGAAATACACAGTACTATCATATTAGAACCATTATTAGGAGAAAGAGAAATAAGGTCCTAAAGTTAAAGAACTCTGACAAAAAGTGGATCGAAAGAGTTGAGACTTTAGAGAAAATGGCAGTTGACTATTTTAAATGGTTGTATAAGGAAGAGAATACAATAGCACAGAACCTCAATATGACTAAGAGCTATCCACCGTTGGAGTAAAAAAGTAgttttatctaaaaataaccCATTGGGGGAGGAAATAAGAAGAGCCATCATTAACATTGGCTCTCTAAAAATGCCAGGTTTGGATGGTTATCCTGCCATATTCTATAACAGGAGGTTAATCAAGAGTAGTGTGGTGGAACATGTTAGGTTGATATGGGAGGAACCAGAAAATATAAAGGAGCAAAATGGCACACTGATATCCCTTATACCAAAGGTCTATACACCTGAGTTTATGTTTCAATTTCGGCCTATATCTCTTTGTAATGTCATTTACAAGTGTCTCTCCAAGATTGTAGTTGAAAGACTAAAACCTACTCTAAAGGACCGAATTGCTCTATATCAATTCAGTTTTGTCCCTGGCCAAAAATACAAGACAACATAATGATAGCAAAGGAGTTGACACATATCATGAAGAGAATGAAAGGGAAGATGGGTTTTATAGcgattaaatttgattttgaaaaagccTATGATAAAGTGAGGTGGTCTTTTATTGAAGAGTGCTTAAAGGAGTTTGGGGTGAATGAGAAGCTGCTAAGAATCATTATGGACAGCATCACTACAGTGAATTATAGTGTATTATGAAATGgagacaaaacaaaaaagattaACCCTATGAAAGGGATAAGACAAAAAGACCCAATCTCTCCTTATATCTTTATGATAGTATAGACAAAATCTAacaattaattgaaaaaaggaTGAAAATTAATACGTGGAGACCTATGAAAGTTGGTAGGAGGAGGCCTATGATATCACACATTTTTGCAGATGATTTATTAGTGTTTGCAGAGGCTAAAGAGGAGAAGATCAAAATAGTGATGGAGATAATGACTTGATTTTCCTTTGTTTCTAAGTTGAAAGTCAACAGTGCTAAAATTACAACGAttttttttctgaaaatgtCAATTTGATATataggaaaaagagtacataGAGTTGATAAAGAA includes:
- the LOC130936049 gene encoding uncharacterized protein LOC130936049, whose amino-acid sequence is MEDSFRVRVDKAFGSLPLSSTSPSSLSSLWSLADDEINSTPSNQSEPKPDPKPSAWSAASTSSSFSSSFRVQLENDLDDLNDEDDDNEDGDAGFRRTQLKPDDYDDEQWQIRSGIGLDCTLDHEEEEDKYDKQAIGKENQGDRVYMKDIADDGVEIDSCYALPSRFGEHVRDPRANHLAAKMRLKQDDEAAKKIDALHVSDKSAPGADTGGGDGGVDSINLKPILKSKDKPPEQKSQKRVRFDPDCDVRYGEDEEYEGTRDVRMKTSLIEEEAVFEQPSKAQEFASAVPDYIRNPSRYTRYTFDDSNDDIDDKSNKAAYMSFLSQLKASNAAAGTGSQGEDAEDDLPSVTFISRKKSGDVSMVEHKNVSKQKEDVGKENKRAFSVSIAAGENEDTDVCAMEEDMPGEAIEDVKKSSQRLNRKYRKKTQDELDEPDV